A window of the Parabacteroides merdae ATCC 43184 genome harbors these coding sequences:
- a CDS encoding efflux RND transporter periplasmic adaptor subunit, producing MKNRIVKKVLRIIFLVFVGVAVVGTFYFLWKKAQPVITLYELVTPARDTIETKTVATGKVEPRDEVLIKPQMSGIISELLKEAGQMVKEGEIIARIKVIPEMVQLNSAESRVRVAKINLEQISATFKRDKELHKQGVISKEDYETSLANYKKAQEEAENAQDALEIIREGISKRSAASSTTQVRSTITGMILDVPIKVGNSVIQSNTFNDGTTIATVADMSNMIFRGKVDETEVGRIHEGMPIKLTVGAMESRTFDAELEYVAPKGVEENGAVLFEVKAAVHMPGDAFIRAGYSANAEIVLKRAENVLSVPESCVEFSGDSTFVQVVKAEKPEQKFEKRAVKVGLSDGIKIEIKEGLAENEKVRGAIVDPNKK from the coding sequence ATGAAGAATCGTATCGTAAAAAAAGTCCTGCGGATCATCTTTTTGGTATTTGTGGGAGTTGCTGTTGTCGGCACTTTCTATTTCTTGTGGAAGAAAGCGCAACCTGTCATTACCCTCTATGAGTTGGTTACCCCTGCACGTGACACGATTGAGACGAAGACCGTGGCGACCGGAAAGGTCGAACCTCGTGATGAAGTCCTTATCAAACCGCAAATGTCGGGTATCATCTCCGAATTGCTGAAAGAAGCTGGACAGATGGTGAAAGAAGGGGAGATCATTGCTCGTATCAAGGTTATTCCTGAAATGGTTCAGTTGAATAGTGCCGAATCGCGTGTACGGGTGGCGAAGATCAACCTCGAACAGATCAGTGCTACCTTCAAGCGGGATAAAGAGTTGCATAAACAGGGGGTTATCTCCAAAGAAGATTACGAAACATCTCTTGCCAACTATAAAAAGGCGCAGGAAGAGGCAGAGAACGCTCAGGATGCTCTTGAGATTATCCGTGAAGGTATCTCTAAACGGTCTGCCGCTTCCAGTACGACACAGGTTCGTTCTACTATCACCGGTATGATCTTGGATGTGCCTATCAAGGTCGGTAACTCGGTGATCCAATCGAATACTTTCAACGACGGTACGACGATCGCTACTGTTGCCGATATGAGCAATATGATCTTTAGGGGGAAAGTAGACGAGACGGAAGTCGGCCGTATCCATGAAGGAATGCCGATCAAATTGACGGTTGGCGCTATGGAAAGCCGCACGTTCGATGCTGAACTGGAGTATGTGGCTCCTAAAGGTGTGGAAGAGAACGGGGCTGTGCTGTTTGAGGTGAAGGCAGCCGTGCATATGCCAGGCGATGCCTTTATCCGTGCCGGCTACAGTGCCAACGCCGAGATTGTGTTGAAGCGTGCGGAGAATGTATTGTCCGTACCCGAAAGCTGTGTCGAGTTTAGCGGTGATTCTACTTTCGTACAGGTAGTAAAAGCGGAAAAGCCGGAACAGAAGTTTGAAAAGCGTGCCGTTAAGGTAGGTTTGTCCGATGGTATCAAGATCGAGATTAAGGAAGGTCTTGCCGAAAACGAAAAGGTACGCGGGGCGATTGTCGATCCGAATAAGAAATAA